A part of Solibacillus sp. FSL H8-0538 genomic DNA contains:
- a CDS encoding saccharopine dehydrogenase family protein: MGKALIIGAGGVASVVVHKCCQNSDVFEEIMIASRTKSKCDALKEKLDGGKTLISTAQVDADNTDELIELINGFGPDVVINVALPYQDLTIMDACLATGVHYVDTANYEPLDTAKFEYKWQWEYKEKFEKAGLTALLGSGFDPGVTGVFTAHAQKHHFDEIHYIDIVDANAGDHGYHFATNFNPEINIREITANGRYWKEGNWVETAPLEKKAVYNLPEIGPKDIYLLYHEELESLAKNIKGLKQIRFWMTFSEKYLTHLKVLENVGMTSIEPIEYEGKMIQPIHFLSKVLPDPASLGPRTKGKTNIGCIVRGLKDGKEKTYYVYNVCDHEACYKEVGSQAISYTTGVPAMIGAMLVMNGEWQKPGVWNVEEFNPDPYMEALNKWGLPWQETLNPELLDLDLTENVEA; the protein is encoded by the coding sequence GTAGTGCATAAGTGTTGTCAAAATTCAGATGTGTTTGAGGAGATTATGATCGCTAGTCGAACAAAATCGAAATGTGACGCGTTAAAGGAAAAGTTAGATGGCGGAAAGACACTTATCAGTACCGCACAAGTTGATGCGGATAATACCGATGAACTAATTGAGCTAATTAACGGTTTTGGTCCAGATGTAGTCATTAACGTAGCACTACCATACCAAGACTTAACGATCATGGACGCATGTTTAGCGACGGGTGTGCATTACGTAGATACAGCGAACTACGAACCACTTGATACAGCTAAATTCGAATATAAATGGCAATGGGAATACAAAGAAAAATTCGAAAAAGCAGGCTTAACTGCTTTATTAGGTAGCGGATTTGATCCAGGTGTAACAGGCGTATTCACTGCGCATGCACAAAAGCATCACTTCGACGAAATTCATTATATTGATATCGTTGATGCAAATGCAGGCGATCACGGCTACCATTTCGCAACAAACTTCAATCCAGAAATCAACATTCGCGAAATTACTGCGAACGGCCGTTACTGGAAAGAAGGCAACTGGGTAGAAACAGCACCACTTGAGAAAAAAGCAGTTTATAACTTACCTGAAATCGGTCCAAAAGATATTTACCTTCTGTATCATGAAGAATTAGAATCTTTAGCGAAAAACATTAAAGGCTTAAAACAAATTCGCTTCTGGATGACGTTCTCAGAGAAATACTTAACACACTTAAAAGTATTAGAAAACGTAGGTATGACATCAATCGAGCCAATCGAATATGAAGGCAAAATGATTCAACCGATTCATTTCTTATCTAAAGTACTGCCTGATCCAGCATCATTAGGGCCTCGTACTAAAGGTAAAACAAATATCGGCTGTATCGTGCGCGGACTAAAAGATGGCAAAGAAAAAACATACTATGTTTACAATGTATGTGACCACGAAGCATGCTATAAAGAAGTTGGCTCTCAAGCGATTTCATATACAACAGGTGTACCTGCTATGATCGGTGCAATGCTTGTTATGAACGGTGAATGGCAAAAACCAGGCGTGTGGAACGTAGAAGAATTCAATCCAGATCCGTACATGGAAGCACTAAATAAATGGGGTCTTCCATGGCAAGAAACATTAAACCCTGAACTTCTTGATCTTGACCTTACAGAAAATGTAGAGGCTTAA